A single genomic interval of Streptomyces graminofaciens harbors:
- a CDS encoding DUF5819 family protein has protein sequence MSALSHPSSKNPFAGEGAPWRIAGAAALLLTLAAQHPNHEFNRVRTRDIFSMLPNWRFFAPNPAMYDYHFLYRTVHADGSASTWHDISGIEDRKPMHLIWFPTRRADKSVFDACQEMLQRLDHGFPAVVRTPGYRLVVERVRARITAGDETVGEAAPGGTAEARGFQFALASGTGYDLRHKPQLLFVSPFVPLAPHAPSSPLTPITLAKSSDWTGDVAPDKAPAKAPGKTPERTGS, from the coding sequence GTGAGTGCCTTGTCGCATCCGAGCTCGAAGAACCCGTTCGCCGGCGAGGGAGCCCCCTGGCGGATCGCCGGAGCCGCCGCACTGCTGCTGACCCTCGCGGCCCAGCACCCCAACCACGAGTTCAACCGGGTCCGCACCAGGGACATCTTCTCCATGCTGCCGAACTGGCGGTTCTTCGCGCCAAATCCGGCCATGTACGACTACCACTTCCTGTACCGCACCGTGCACGCGGACGGTTCGGCCTCGACGTGGCACGACATCAGCGGCATCGAGGACCGCAAGCCCATGCACCTCATCTGGTTCCCGACCCGCCGCGCTGACAAGTCCGTCTTCGACGCCTGCCAGGAGATGCTGCAGCGACTCGACCACGGCTTCCCGGCTGTCGTTCGCACTCCTGGGTACCGGCTGGTCGTAGAGCGCGTACGGGCTCGGATCACGGCCGGGGACGAAACGGTCGGGGAGGCGGCTCCGGGCGGAACGGCCGAGGCCCGGGGTTTCCAGTTCGCGCTTGCCTCCGGCACGGGATACGACCTGCGGCACAAACCCCAACTCCTGTTCGTCTCCCCCTTCGTCCCACTCGCCCCTCACGCGCCGAGCAGTCCGCTGACTCCGATCACCCTCGCCAAGTCGTCCGACTGGACCGGCGACGTGGCGCCTGACAAAGCACCCGCCAAGGCACCCGGCAAGACACCTGAGAGGACAGGCTCATGA
- a CDS encoding ABC transporter ATP-binding protein, translated as MSDRTTDEGGHRRPREQRTDLTKASESASQQGPEQGRRATREKRGHGQGMSKDQQQMEDGTARRRAGHRAVPQLHLHLLWGKGAKPWQALGRHRRLIVLGILLGLTGAATSLAQPAVIGQLVGAAEKGRPVTEPILIAAALFTADAVLGALHSYTIGLAGENIVYDIRSTLTSRLLRSRFRAYSDWQQGDVFSRMVSDTLLARSTMTHAIDSILNNGFLVIGGIVLMAWIDMVLLAATLVCLGVTSVVSLWLARGVHRVSVRNQTDTGNFGSALLRVLGAMPTVKASRAESREAEGIAVIAKEARKSGIKVTVMSSLLDPTMSIGTQLALTVVIGLGAARSATGAMPAADLTAFILYLFYLVAPLLQLFESIAQFQVGRASVDRLAELGRIEVETDQRYDPATARTRSGRSRSRGYEAGLVFDEVRFSYPNSQQVILGGVSFTVPDRGLTAIVGPSGAGKSTVFQLIERLFDPVSGVIRIDGTDITDMPLNQLRSVVGYVDQDHTLLRGSVRDNLTYSAPNAGDKDIAEALRMANLTEVIAALPNGLDTGLGDRGAGLSGGQRQRLAIARTLLQTPRFLLLDEATANLDSESEGALRDSIAMISEFCAVIAIAHRLSTVTQAQQIIVMDKGTVQATGTHADLNRTNALYSRLSKLQELSDIAS; from the coding sequence ATGAGCGACCGGACCACCGACGAGGGCGGGCACCGGCGTCCGCGGGAACAGCGGACGGACCTGACGAAGGCCTCGGAGAGCGCCTCGCAGCAGGGCCCGGAACAGGGCCGGAGAGCGACCCGAGAGAAGCGGGGACACGGGCAGGGCATGAGCAAGGATCAGCAGCAGATGGAGGACGGGACCGCTCGGCGTCGCGCCGGGCACCGGGCGGTTCCCCAGCTTCACCTGCATCTGCTGTGGGGCAAGGGCGCCAAACCCTGGCAGGCCCTCGGCCGGCACCGCAGGCTGATCGTCCTCGGCATCCTGCTCGGTCTGACGGGCGCGGCGACGTCCCTGGCGCAGCCCGCGGTGATCGGCCAACTGGTGGGCGCCGCGGAGAAGGGACGGCCGGTGACCGAGCCGATCCTCATCGCCGCGGCACTGTTCACCGCCGACGCCGTCCTCGGCGCGCTGCACTCGTACACCATCGGGCTGGCCGGGGAGAACATCGTCTACGACATCCGCTCCACCTTGACGTCACGTCTGCTGCGCTCCCGGTTCCGGGCGTACAGCGACTGGCAACAGGGCGATGTGTTCTCCCGGATGGTCAGCGACACCCTGCTCGCCCGGTCCACCATGACGCACGCGATCGACAGCATCCTCAACAACGGTTTCCTGGTCATCGGCGGCATCGTGCTGATGGCCTGGATCGACATGGTGCTGCTCGCCGCGACGCTCGTGTGTCTCGGTGTCACCAGCGTCGTCTCCCTGTGGCTCGCTCGGGGGGTCCACCGGGTGTCGGTGCGCAACCAGACCGACACCGGCAACTTCGGCTCCGCGCTGCTGCGGGTGCTGGGCGCGATGCCCACGGTGAAGGCGTCGCGTGCCGAGAGCCGGGAGGCGGAGGGCATCGCGGTCATCGCCAAGGAAGCCCGTAAGTCCGGGATCAAGGTGACGGTCATGTCGTCGCTGCTGGATCCGACCATGAGCATCGGTACCCAGCTCGCTCTGACCGTGGTCATCGGTCTGGGCGCGGCCCGCAGTGCGACGGGCGCGATGCCCGCGGCGGATCTCACGGCGTTCATCCTGTACCTCTTCTACCTGGTGGCACCGCTGCTGCAACTGTTCGAGTCCATTGCCCAGTTCCAGGTCGGCAGGGCATCAGTGGACCGGCTGGCGGAACTCGGCAGGATCGAGGTCGAGACCGACCAACGGTACGACCCGGCGACGGCCCGTACTCGTAGTGGCCGCTCCCGTAGCCGCGGATACGAGGCAGGGCTCGTCTTCGACGAGGTCCGCTTCTCCTATCCGAACAGCCAGCAGGTGATTCTGGGCGGGGTCTCCTTCACCGTTCCGGACCGCGGGCTCACCGCGATCGTGGGGCCGTCCGGCGCCGGCAAGTCCACCGTGTTCCAGCTGATCGAGCGGCTCTTCGACCCGGTGTCCGGGGTGATCAGGATCGACGGCACGGACATCACCGACATGCCGCTGAACCAGCTCCGGTCCGTCGTCGGTTATGTGGACCAGGACCACACGCTGCTGCGCGGCTCCGTGCGGGACAACCTCACGTACTCCGCTCCGAACGCCGGCGACAAGGACATCGCCGAGGCATTACGCATGGCCAACCTCACCGAGGTCATCGCGGCCCTGCCGAACGGACTCGACACCGGACTCGGCGACCGCGGCGCCGGGCTGTCCGGCGGTCAGCGGCAGCGCCTGGCCATCGCCCGCACCCTTTTGCAGACTCCCAGATTTCTGCTTCTGGACGAGGCGACCGCGAATCTGGACAGCGAATCGGAAGGCGCCCTGCGGGACAGCATCGCCATGATCTCGGAATTCTGCGCGGTCATCGCCATCGCACACCGGCTGTCCACGGTCACCCAGGCACAGCAGATCATCGTCATGGACAAGGGCACGGTACAGGCGACCGGTACGCATGCCGATCTGAACCGGACCAATGCCCTCTACAGCAGGCTGTCGAAGCTGCAGGAACTCAGCGACATCGCATCCTGA
- a CDS encoding class I SAM-dependent methyltransferase, which translates to MKTADTTDVVDDIGYGLQFAGWYDRLFPSDDSVDVEVERLVSLHPDPGSGTVEFGVGNGRLALPLSRRVGPVVGVDSSAEMLDVLRANLRPDTPVEAVHADIRTYTAARTVGLVYCVCATLSMLLTPEDQRQAVRRAADLLAPGGRLVVETHNKSAIVDLHEGRRRATFFTPYPTAGTGLQSHSVLEPEDSLWHLSHIWYEADGSTRVGTEVSRLTGADELDAYARAAGLWPESRLGDWDPEADTHDELSPLTICTYVKPSRPASAA; encoded by the coding sequence ATGAAAACAGCCGACACGACCGACGTCGTCGACGACATCGGCTACGGACTGCAGTTCGCCGGTTGGTACGACCGTCTGTTCCCCAGCGACGACTCCGTCGACGTCGAGGTGGAGCGTCTCGTCTCGCTCCATCCGGACCCGGGCTCCGGCACCGTCGAGTTCGGCGTGGGCAACGGCCGGCTGGCGCTGCCGCTCTCCCGGCGGGTGGGACCCGTCGTCGGCGTCGACTCCTCGGCCGAGATGCTCGACGTCCTGCGCGCGAACCTCCGCCCCGACACCCCCGTCGAAGCCGTCCACGCCGACATCCGTACCTACACCGCCGCCCGCACCGTGGGACTCGTCTACTGCGTGTGCGCCACCCTGTCGATGCTCCTCACCCCCGAGGACCAGCGGCAGGCCGTACGGCGGGCCGCCGACCTGCTCGCCCCCGGCGGCCGGCTCGTCGTGGAGACCCACAACAAGTCGGCGATCGTCGACCTCCACGAAGGCCGCCGCCGGGCCACGTTCTTCACCCCGTACCCGACCGCCGGCACCGGTCTGCAGAGCCACTCCGTACTCGAGCCCGAGGATTCCCTGTGGCATCTCTCCCACATCTGGTACGAGGCCGACGGCAGCACCCGGGTCGGCACCGAGGTCTCCCGGCTGACCGGTGCCGACGAACTGGACGCGTACGCCCGCGCCGCAGGTCTGTGGCCGGAGAGCCGCCTCGGCGACTGGGACCCGGAAGCGGACACGCACGACGAACTCTCGCCCCTGACCATCTGCACCTACGTCAAACCGTCCCGCCCCGCGTCGGCGGCGTGA
- a CDS encoding helix-turn-helix domain-containing protein gives MSQPEPPARLAVPRESKLVRGLNLLNCFGPDDDVLRLSQLAARAQVPLPTAHRLVQELELCGMLERVGGHLRLGRSLALLATRAQGHLHTLLDDSLPLLTRLHDATGLAVVLSARYGSQTLPIGHLSRLGGTTVVSYAPPDSMINSTLVAGALRRHDRGVVTPEVISHGEVTGVSAAISPPGTAIRAAVTLIGRGDRDAVAAAVPHVYAVAQGLSGQLADAAVVPLPPSPPPPDPCPDTPSMLFRGISLLNSVRAGETRVSLSELANRTGLPKSTAHRLISVLIDYQFLQEGGAGVMFGPRVFALSAQVPSRRLLRATALPWQRSLCEQSAGISCLLVPNAPVMDPLTRVYFGGPMVSAFDRSVTGAVGRLCTAAARATVRTADPNGPFAMLSECPEYASPPPSVVASEHGYAVATASGGLTALAVPVLTCGGIPDAVLTLVSQAPGLDTLRTRIRAARNAAADISRSCANIPTETAAGLAH, from the coding sequence ATGTCGCAGCCAGAGCCCCCCGCACGCCTGGCCGTGCCACGGGAGTCCAAGCTCGTACGCGGTCTGAATCTGTTGAACTGCTTCGGCCCCGACGACGACGTGCTGAGACTCTCGCAGTTGGCGGCCCGGGCCCAGGTACCCCTGCCGACCGCGCACCGGCTCGTCCAGGAACTGGAGCTGTGCGGCATGCTGGAGCGCGTTGGCGGCCATCTGCGGCTGGGCCGGTCACTGGCGCTGCTGGCGACACGCGCGCAAGGCCATCTGCACACGCTCCTGGACGACTCGCTGCCGTTGCTGACCCGGTTGCACGACGCGACCGGCCTCGCTGTGGTGCTCTCCGCGCGCTACGGCTCGCAGACACTGCCGATCGGCCACCTCAGCCGGCTGGGCGGCACCACGGTGGTCTCGTACGCGCCGCCGGACAGCATGATCAACTCCACGCTGGTGGCGGGAGCCCTGCGGCGCCACGACCGCGGCGTCGTGACCCCGGAGGTGATCAGCCATGGCGAGGTGACCGGGGTCAGCGCCGCGATCAGCCCACCGGGCACGGCCATCAGGGCCGCGGTCACCCTGATCGGCCGGGGCGACAGGGACGCCGTGGCAGCCGCCGTACCCCATGTGTACGCCGTGGCGCAGGGGCTCAGCGGCCAGCTGGCGGACGCTGCGGTGGTCCCGCTGCCGCCGAGTCCTCCCCCGCCTGACCCGTGCCCGGACACCCCCTCGATGCTCTTCCGGGGTATCAGTCTGCTGAACAGTGTGCGCGCGGGCGAGACCCGGGTGAGCCTCTCGGAGCTGGCCAACCGCACCGGGCTGCCCAAGTCCACGGCGCATCGGCTGATCTCGGTGCTGATCGACTACCAGTTCCTGCAGGAGGGTGGCGCCGGTGTCATGTTCGGCCCCCGGGTCTTCGCCCTCAGTGCTCAGGTGCCGTCCCGGCGACTGCTGCGGGCCACCGCCCTGCCGTGGCAGCGGTCGCTGTGCGAACAGAGCGCCGGGATCTCCTGTCTGTTGGTGCCGAACGCGCCGGTGATGGACCCTCTGACGCGTGTCTACTTCGGCGGGCCGATGGTCTCCGCCTTCGATCGCAGTGTCACCGGCGCCGTCGGGAGGCTGTGCACGGCCGCCGCTCGGGCCACTGTGCGGACGGCCGATCCGAACGGCCCGTTCGCGATGCTCTCCGAGTGCCCCGAGTATGCGTCGCCGCCGCCGTCCGTGGTGGCGTCCGAACACGGCTACGCCGTGGCAACGGCCTCCGGAGGTCTCACCGCCCTCGCGGTCCCCGTCCTCACCTGCGGGGGGATACCGGACGCCGTACTGACCCTGGTGTCACAGGCTCCCGGGCTCGACACCCTGCGGACACGGATCCGCGCCGCGCGCAACGCGGCCGCGGACATCTCGCGTTCGTGCGCGAACATCCCCACGGAGACAGCCGCCGGCCTCGCCCACTGA
- a CDS encoding LacI family DNA-binding transcriptional regulator, whose protein sequence is MIATDRRRGYRTAMRRHGLDDHIRVLRGDHTEAAGERAARELLDSGDVPTAVRAFNDQCAIGVLAALASAGVSVPGEVSFVGYDDDTLSRLSCFNLTTVSQSAEEQARYAVTGAVQCRDHDRTEPREVVLTPRLVLRGTTAEPA, encoded by the coding sequence GTGATCGCCACCGACCGGCGCCGCGGATACCGCACCGCCATGCGCCGCCACGGCCTTGACGACCACATCCGTGTGCTGCGCGGCGACCACACCGAGGCCGCAGGCGAGCGCGCCGCCCGCGAGCTTCTTGACAGCGGCGACGTGCCCACCGCCGTCCGCGCCTTCAACGACCAGTGCGCCATCGGGGTCCTGGCCGCCCTCGCCAGCGCCGGGGTCTCCGTCCCGGGCGAGGTCTCCTTTGTCGGCTACGACGACGACACCCTCTCCCGGCTGAGCTGCTTCAACCTGACCACCGTCAGCCAGAGCGCCGAGGAGCAGGCCCGATACGCGGTGACCGGCGCCGTGCAATGCCGCGACCACGATCGCACCGAACCGCGCGAGGTCGTCCTCACCCCCCGCCTGGTCCTCCGCGGGACGACGGCGGAGCCCGCCTGA
- a CDS encoding IS5 family transposase (programmed frameshift), producing MVSDELWSLIEPLLPEPGPKLVAGRPRVPDRQALCGILFVLHTGIQWEYLPQELGFGSGMTCWRRLAAWNEAGVWEKLHLVLLKKLRSAKQLDWSRAVIDSSHVRAAPTGPKSGPSPVDRARPGSKHHVLVDGQGIPLAVSLTGGNRNDVTQLIPLLDKIPPVAGAVGRPRRRPDMLFADRGYDHDKYRRLLRKRGIRPAIAERGQPHGSGLGIFRWVVERTISWLHGFRRLRIRWERRDDIHEAFLGLATCLITHRHVQRLC from the exons ATCGTGTCGGACGAACTGTGGTCGCTCATCGAGCCGTTACTGCCCGAGCCGGGGCCGAAGCTGGTGGCGGGCCGGCCGCGGGTGCCGGACCGACAAGCCCTGTGCGGGATCCTGTTCGTGCTGCACACGGGCATCCAGTGGGAGTACCTGCCCCAGGAACTGGGCTTCGGCTCGGGCATGACCTGCTGGCGGCGCCTGGCCGCATGGAACGAGGCCGGTGTGTGGGAGAAGCTGCACCTGGTGCTGCTGAAGAAGCTGCGGTCGGCGAAGCAGCTGGACTGGTCGAGGGCGGTGATCGACTCCTCCCACGTGCGGGCGGCCC CGACGGGGCCCAAAAGCGGTCCCAGCCCGGTCGACCGCGCACGGCCGGGCAGCAAGCACCACGTCCTTGTCGACGGGCAGGGCATCCCGCTCGCGGTGTCGCTGACCGGCGGCAATCGCAATGACGTCACTCAGCTGATCCCGCTGCTGGACAAGATTCCACCCGTGGCCGGCGCGGTCGGGAGGCCGCGGAGACGGCCGGACATGCTCTTCGCGGACCGCGGCTACGACCACGACAAGTACCGGCGACTGCTGCGGAAACGCGGCATCCGGCCCGCGATCGCCGAACGGGGCCAGCCACATGGCTCCGGCCTGGGCATCTTCCGCTGGGTCGTCGAGCGCACCATCTCCTGGCTCCACGGCTTCCGTCGCCTGCGCATCCGCTGGGAACGACGCGACGACATCCATGAAGCCTTCCTCGGCCTCGCCACCTGTCTCATCACCCACCGACACGTCCAACGCCTTTGTTAG
- a CDS encoding DUF4132 domain-containing protein, giving the protein MGWLSAGDGYEVALVEGRVAARATSGRAAGRQLKSLPKAIKEHPEVDRLRRFAEWLDRHAASCVTQVDAWMVSSLPVPTGLLARVWPDEAWQSALRDLAVVGDDPDEVGFLRGATESGELQIVNLDGETVRLSPRTVTLPHPVLLPDLDDLREFAAELGIVQRVEQIHRATWRRPEGLAAKATQVRDFTGGQFRSRFALAARATSLGYRVSGGYATARVRDGERTVEASVWIGEPYWDDQVETGSLTWQDQDGHALPLGEVGPVAWSEGMRMAAALYAGRVIEEGKDA; this is encoded by the coding sequence GTGGGTTGGCTGTCGGCAGGTGACGGGTATGAAGTCGCCCTTGTGGAGGGACGGGTGGCGGCACGGGCCACCTCGGGACGGGCGGCGGGGCGGCAGTTGAAGTCGCTGCCGAAGGCGATCAAGGAGCATCCGGAGGTGGACCGGCTGCGGCGGTTCGCCGAGTGGCTGGATCGGCATGCCGCGTCGTGCGTCACGCAGGTGGACGCCTGGATGGTGTCGTCACTGCCCGTGCCCACCGGCCTGCTGGCCCGTGTGTGGCCGGACGAGGCCTGGCAGTCCGCGCTGCGCGACCTGGCGGTCGTGGGCGACGACCCGGACGAGGTGGGTTTTCTGCGGGGCGCCACCGAATCGGGCGAACTACAGATCGTGAACCTGGACGGCGAGACCGTCCGGCTGTCCCCTCGCACGGTGACGCTGCCCCACCCGGTGTTGTTGCCGGACCTCGACGACCTGCGGGAGTTCGCGGCGGAGCTGGGCATCGTCCAGCGCGTCGAGCAGATACACCGGGCGACCTGGCGGCGGCCGGAAGGCCTCGCCGCCAAGGCCACTCAGGTGCGGGACTTCACCGGGGGCCAGTTCCGCTCCCGCTTCGCCCTCGCCGCGCGCGCCACCTCGCTGGGGTACCGCGTGTCCGGCGGTTACGCCACCGCCCGCGTCCGGGACGGCGAGCGCACGGTCGAGGCCTCCGTGTGGATCGGCGAACCGTACTGGGACGACCAGGTCGAGACCGGCAGCCTCACCTGGCAGGACCAGGACGGCCACGCCCTGCCGCTCGGCGAAGTGGGCCCGGTGGCCTGGTCGGAGGGGATGCGGATGGCTGCGGCGCTGTACGCCGGGCGCGTGATCGAGGAGGGCAAGGACGCATGA